Within the Papaver somniferum cultivar HN1 unplaced genomic scaffold, ASM357369v1 unplaced-scaffold_132, whole genome shotgun sequence genome, the region aaagaaaaagaacaaatatAAGGAGGTTTTCACGGTGAAAACGCGAGTTTGTGACTATTCCTCGCACGACAGAAGACACCTgtttacatttatttattttccagaaAAATAAATTAGCAAAAATAATAAAGGAGGCGGGCGATAGAACGAACAAGACAACTTCATTAGGGTTTTCTTCTTTGgccagaaagaaaaaaagattgcAAACAAAATTCATCCAAAATCTACAGGCTTCTGTTTTCAATCAGGGGGAAAATCAGAGAGGAAATTATCCTTCAACGTCTCAACACCATGTACGGATCAAGAGGGTAAGCTTACCAAATTCaatgtttgtttttgtttaattttcAGGGTTTTGAAGTCTTTTGTTTGGTTTTGTTTGTTGATCATGATATGATTAATCCATTGTGTGATTAATCCATTGTGTGATTAATCTTGGGTAGAATCTAGGGCTgcgaattttgtgatttttgataAAATTTGTTCCTGTCACTTGTAGAATCTAGGGTTAGGGTAACAAAAATACGCAGTATAAATCTTGTTAAGTTTGCTCGCATGATGCCGTGAATGTTGTTATGATTACCATTTTATTTTAATAGTACTGCTCTTTGCTCTGAGTTGGGAGATATAGCATGAACCCCTTGCCCCTCAAGATGCAGGGGCACCCCATCTCAGAGATTGCATATACTGTGTCGTGCCTTTTACTTGTAGTTGGTAACCGTTAGTATTAACTCTAGGTATTAGGATATCGCGGGTTGGGTCTGGTTTTATTAACAGGGTTGAGTGTGGGGgattatttttccttctttttttgggATTGAATATCTGAAGGGCAATGTTGGGGAGCGGGGGGGTTTCGGATGGGTGTGGGGTCGGCTCAAAGAGACAAAGAATGATCAAATCAAATCCGTACTTTCCAGTGAACGCCGGTGCTAGCAGCTACCAGCCTTTCAGCAGCTATGGTGGTGGGTGGAATCTTACCTTTCCAGTTGTTCGTCTCAGGGGTCTCCCATTCAATTGCACCGACATCGACGTATACAAATTCTTTGGTGGGTTAGACATTATTGACTGTCTTCTTGTGAACAAAAATGGACGATTCTCTGGGGAGGCGTTTGTTGTATTTTCAAATACTATGCAGTCCGAGGTCGCGCTCCAAAAGGACCATCAGAACATGGGCAGAAGGTATGTAGAGGTTTTCAGGTGCAATAAGCAAGACTATTACCATGCTATCTCAGCTGAGATGAACTATGAAGGTAGTTATGATGAGTACCGTGGAAGTCCTCCTCCTCGCTCTAGTAAGAGGAGGTCCGTTGACAAGGATCAGTTGGAATACACGGAGATTCTCAAGCTAAGAGGTCTTCCTTTCTCTGCCACCAAGTCTGAGATTTTGGACTTCTTTGGTG harbors:
- the LOC113333254 gene encoding heterogeneous nuclear ribonucleoprotein H2-like isoform X2, which encodes MYGSRGGLPFNCTDIDVYKFFGGLDIIDCLLVNKNGRFSGEAFVVFSNTMQSEVALQKDHQNMGRRYVEVFRCNKQDYYHAISAEMNYEGSYDEYRGSPPPRSSKRRSVDKDQLEYTEILKLRGLPFSATKSEILDFFGDFDLVEDSVHLACRADGKATGEAYVEFVSTDEAKRAMCKDKMTMGSRYVELFPSTPDEARRAASRSRH
- the LOC113333254 gene encoding heterogeneous nuclear ribonucleoprotein H-like isoform X1 — its product is MYGSRGAMLGSGGVSDGCGVGSKRQRMIKSNPYFPVNAGASSYQPFSSYGGGWNLTFPVVRLRGLPFNCTDIDVYKFFGGLDIIDCLLVNKNGRFSGEAFVVFSNTMQSEVALQKDHQNMGRRYVEVFRCNKQDYYHAISAEMNYEGSYDEYRGSPPPRSSKRRSVDKDQLEYTEILKLRGLPFSATKSEILDFFGDFDLVEDSVHLACRADGKATGEAYVEFVSTDEAKRAMCKDKMTMGSRYVELFPSTPDEARRAASRSRH
- the LOC113333254 gene encoding heterogeneous nuclear ribonucleoprotein F-like isoform X3, which gives rise to MQSEVALQKDHQNMGRRYVEVFRCNKQDYYHAISAEMNYEGSYDEYRGSPPPRSSKRRSVDKDQLEYTEILKLRGLPFSATKSEILDFFGDFDLVEDSVHLACRADGKATGEAYVEFVSTDEAKRAMCKDKMTMGSRYVELFPSTPDEARRAASRSRH